One Felis catus isolate Fca126 chromosome D2, F.catus_Fca126_mat1.0, whole genome shotgun sequence DNA window includes the following coding sequences:
- the ZNF239 gene encoding zinc finger protein 239: MVTLQSDDYKNMASEEYLSLKVPSQVATKGSSVTFCKNEPQDPQKSKSLFITEEGTERKVLGGESPPMDHCSENLQIKLLSDVTELVSPLVSGEATCQNGQLRGSLDRFDCNCKDTCGWKSQVVGRSHRRAHTEEKPCSHYHCRKRHNNSSGSNPCEKIHPAEKLHRCSQCGKDFSERSELLLHQRRHAEEKPYKCEQCGKGFTRSSSLLIHRAVHTDEKPYKCDKCGKGFTRSSSLLIHHAVHTGEKPYKCDKCGKGFSQSSKLHIHQRVHTGEKPYECGECGMSFSQRSNLHIHQRVHTGERPYKCGECGKGFSQSSNLHIHRCIHTGEKPFQCYECGKGFSQSSDLRIHLRVHTGEKPYHCGKCGKGFSQSSKLLIHQRVHTGEKPYECSKCGKGFSQSSNLHIHQRVHRKDPIK, translated from the coding sequence ATGGTGACTCTTCAAAGTGATGATTATAAAAACATGGCAAGTGAAGAATATTTGTCTTTGAAAGTCCCAAGCCAAGTGGCCACAAAGGGCTCCTCAGTGACTTTCTGCAAAAATGAGCCCCAGGATCCTCAGAAAAGTAAAAGTCTGTTTATAACCGAAGAAGGCACTGAGAGAAAAGTCTTGGGAGGAGAAAGTCCTCCCATGGACCATTGTTCAGAGAACCTTCAAATTAAACTTTTGTCTGATGTAACAGAACTGGTCTCGCCATTGGTCAGTGGTGAGGCGACTTGCCAGAATGGCCAGTTGAGAGGATCTTTGGATCGCTTTGACTGTAACTGCAAAGACACTTGTGGTTGGAAATCACAAGTGGTCGGTCGTAGTCATCGGAGAGCTCATACAGAGGAGAAACCCTGTAGCCATTACCACTGCAGGAAAAGACATAACAACAGCTCAGGCAGTAATCCGTGTGAGAAAATCCACCCTGCAGAGAAGCTACACAGATGTAGTCAGTGTGGTAAGGACTTCAGCGAGCGCTCAGAACTACTACTTCATCAAAGACGCCACGCAGAAGAAAAGCCCTACAAATGTGAGCAGTGTGGGAAGGGCTTCACGAGGAGCTCCAGTCTCCTCATCCATCGAGCAGTCCACACGGATGAGAAACCCTATAAGTGTGACAAGTGCGGAAAAGGCTTCACAAGGAGTTCAAGTCTGCTCATTCATCACGCAGTCCATACAGGCGAGAAGCCTTATAAATGTGACAAGTGCGGGAAGGGCTTTAGTCAGAGCTCCAAACTGCACATTCATCAACGAGTGCACACTGGCGAGAAGCCCTATGAGTGTGGGGAGTGTGGTATGAGCTTCAGTCAGCGCTCCAACCTGCACATCCACCAGCGAGTCCACACTGGGGAGAGGCCCTACAAATGTGGGGAATGTGGGAAGGGCTTCAGTCAGAGTTCGAACCTTCACATTCACCGGTGCATACACACAGGTGAGAAGCCCTTCCAGTGCTACGAATGTGGGAAGGGCTTTAGCCAGAGCTCTGATCTCCGCATCCATCTCAGAgtccacactggagagaagccctatCACTGTGGCAAGTGTGGGAAGGGATTTAGCCAGAGCTCAAAACTCCTCATCCACCAGAGAGTGCATACTGGAGAGAAGCCCTATGAGTGCAGCAAGTGTGGGAAGGGCTTCAGCCAGAGCTCCAACCTCCACATCCACCAGCGGGTTCATAGGAAAGATCCTATTAAATAA